The Mycoplasmopsis gallinacea genome includes a window with the following:
- a CDS encoding ABC transporter permease, translating into MPWGPLVSTFVFIFCILILGTISGIFSERVGIVNIAINGFMIFGAIMYMILQFLGTHVFAATYENKKVIGHAISMWWQVLIIPLAALLTGLFGFLFGYTTIKLKSNQVVSGFAINILAIGLAAITIYILRKYQDEGQVVSNSGTLELALGQYPTIKSIVSFKLFITIAIIIASWFVLRKTRWGLRYRSIGENPQASDVAGINVFRMKWIGLFICGCIAGVGGSIFATLRLNEFSTTADVQGIGFLALAIMITGQWKISISTIISLIFAALYSFSYFGISSFDSIKKFEELFRALPFVVTLIVLFATSKKSAGPAAAGVAYDKSKR; encoded by the coding sequence ATGCCTTGAGGACCTTTAGTTTCTACATTTGTGTTTATTTTCTGCATCCTTATTTTAGGTACGATTTCAGGAATTTTCTCTGAAAGAGTTGGGATTGTCAATATTGCTATTAATGGTTTCATGATTTTTGGTGCCATTATGTATATGATCTTACAATTCTTAGGAACACACGTTTTTGCAGCAACATACGAAAATAAAAAAGTAATTGGACATGCTATTTCGATGTGATGACAAGTATTAATTATTCCGCTTGCAGCGCTATTAACTGGTTTATTTGGATTTTTATTTGGTTATACAACTATTAAATTAAAATCAAACCAAGTTGTTTCAGGATTTGCTATTAATATTTTAGCTATCGGGCTAGCAGCTATTACAATTTACATTTTAAGAAAATACCAAGACGAAGGTCAAGTTGTAAGTAATTCAGGAACTTTAGAATTAGCGCTTGGTCAATATCCAACTATCAAAAGCATTGTTTCATTTAAGCTATTTATTACAATTGCAATTATCATTGCTTCATGATTTGTGCTTAGAAAAACTAGATGAGGTCTAAGATACCGTTCAATTGGTGAAAATCCACAAGCTAGTGATGTAGCTGGAATTAACGTATTTAGAATGAAATGAATTGGATTATTTATCTGTGGTTGCATAGCTGGCGTTGGAGGTTCTATTTTCGCTACTTTACGTTTAAATGAATTCTCAACAACTGCTGATGTGCAAGGGATTGGTTTCCTAGCTTTAGCTATTATGATTACTGGTCAATGAAAAATTAGTATTTCAACTATTATCTCACTTATTTTCGCAGCTCTTTATTCATTCTCATACTTTGGAATTAGTAGTTTTGATTCAATTAAAAAATTTGAAGAATTATTCAGAGCACTTCCATTTGTAGTGACCTTAATTGTTCTTTTTGCAACATCAAAAAAATCAGCGGGTCCAGCTGCAGCTGGTGTTGCATATGACAAATCAAAACGTTAA
- a CDS encoding ABC transporter permease yields MKQILEQFESFRRKMIFPDKKENRRKAYSAIWAIIFGLIIVSIIFYLTKIIQNPSAAFNKLNPFWLFIHILKEPFDKLFSYPQNKGILMYFIIFGFSGLAVSFGFKCGYFNIGGPGQMTLPAVVMFAIYLSINRNGEPLSMSFLLSMLFLSIFIGFMTAAISGILKAFFRVHEVISTIFLNWIISFIAGWMILHKNKVFGEIESIGPSGLVISVSNEISFNFMIIGIVAFILVALSIFFVYSRTTIGYKIKLVGLNPSNAQYVGINEKLMCVLVLGISGALNGIAGFFYFLFIENGISDKIVSQPILIAFDSIAISLLALNGPIGVIFTSFLYSFIYIAKDLLALVGGIRTVDSEFYKLVPSLILFLGAMSVMFLKFRPIKTLIKYSYLITRKEFWHKFKEFHQIIWKNRKDNWGKLMTLKAEHLKISSSANKIRKEYDKYVDKMYQQAKQAITNEERLDIYNQMSIEKFNFYEKLQQLGINNYRDAKNVYLNNKHEAKKIYKAYKEEAYHSFIDLINAKWTKMIGVN; encoded by the coding sequence ATGAAACAGATTCTTGAACAATTTGAGTCCTTTAGAAGAAAAATGATTTTCCCTGACAAAAAAGAGAATAGAAGAAAAGCTTATTCTGCAATTTGAGCTATTATCTTTGGGTTAATTATTGTTTCAATAATCTTTTATTTAACAAAAATTATTCAAAATCCTTCTGCTGCTTTTAACAAATTAAACCCATTTTGACTTTTTATCCATATTTTAAAAGAACCATTTGACAAATTATTTAGTTATCCCCAAAATAAAGGTATTTTAATGTACTTTATTATCTTTGGGTTTTCAGGATTAGCAGTAAGTTTTGGCTTTAAATGTGGATACTTTAATATTGGTGGACCTGGTCAAATGACACTTCCTGCTGTGGTGATGTTCGCTATTTATTTAAGCATAAATAGAAATGGTGAGCCACTTTCAATGAGTTTTTTACTTAGTATGCTATTTTTATCAATTTTCATTGGTTTTATGACAGCAGCAATTTCAGGAATTCTAAAAGCTTTCTTTAGAGTGCATGAAGTTATCTCAACCATTTTCCTTAACTGAATTATTTCGTTTATTGCTGGTTGAATGATTCTTCATAAAAACAAAGTATTTGGTGAAATTGAAAGCATTGGACCTTCAGGGTTAGTTATTTCAGTAAGTAATGAAATTAGTTTTAATTTTATGATTATTGGAATTGTCGCTTTTATTTTAGTGGCACTATCAATTTTCTTTGTTTATTCAAGAACAACCATTGGATACAAAATCAAACTTGTTGGACTTAATCCTTCAAATGCTCAATATGTAGGAATTAACGAAAAATTAATGTGTGTTTTAGTGCTTGGTATTTCAGGAGCACTTAACGGAATAGCTGGATTTTTCTATTTCTTATTTATTGAAAATGGAATTAGTGACAAAATTGTCAGTCAACCAATTTTAATCGCATTTGACTCAATTGCAATTTCTCTTCTTGCTTTAAATGGGCCTATTGGAGTCATTTTCACTTCATTTTTATACTCATTTATTTACATTGCAAAAGACTTATTAGCACTTGTAGGTGGAATAAGAACTGTTGATAGTGAGTTTTATAAACTTGTACCAAGCCTTATTTTATTCTTAGGTGCAATGTCAGTGATGTTCTTGAAATTTAGACCTATAAAAACATTAATTAAATATTCATACTTGATAACTCGAAAAGAGTTTTGACACAAATTTAAAGAGTTTCATCAAATTATCTGAAAAAACAGAAAAGATAATTGAGGAAAACTTATGACTTTAAAAGCAGAACACCTTAAAATATCGTCTAGCGCAAACAAAATACGCAAAGAATACGATAAGTATGTCGATAAAATGTACCAACAAGCAAAACAAGCAATCACAAATGAAGAAAGATTAGACATTTACAATCAAATGTCAATTGAGAAATTTAATTTCTATGAAAAACTACAACAATTAGGAATTAATAATTATAGGGATGCTAAAAATGTTTATTTAAACAATAAACACGAAGCTAAGAAAATATATAAAGCTTACAAAGAAGAAGCTTACCACTCATTTATTGATTTAATTAATGCTAAATGAACAAAAATGATAGGAGTAAATTAA
- a CDS encoding ABC transporter ATP-binding protein, which produces MNAIEFINISKSFGNIHANKNISFEVKKGTIHALIGENGAGKSTLMSILFGLYEPDVGTIKVNGNPVFIKDPNDANKLRIGMVHQHFKLVDVYTNLENIILGEEIVNKNTRTINYEPSIVKIKTIQEKFNLHFDLKALSGKESVSVQQKVEIMKMLYRDSDILIFDEPTAVLTEQEIEGLLETFKIFKNQGKTIIFISHKLREIEKVADYGTVIRKGEVVQNFKVSDVTKEDMAKMMTGGDVEVIQNASNQETFEEEDVVLELKNVSTAGEKNLNNLSLKVHAGEILAIAGIEGNGQRDLEYVVSGMKNPTSGSIKIKPTEFIKEKHNLLKENYKKRSIILWIFTALVLCLTIILGSIGGYSNSLETKLLFKESHVIFLIYAGVFFVFSIALGLFGFSYNKKYLMLKKEQENNSIDIAKYNVLDISKLGLSLIPSDRHKHGLALDYKIYENTILRRLWDKFFNYFGVLKNKAIKKETNKILENFDVRGAREGYSVARSLSGGNQQKFIVGREMSTPHDLIVINQPTRGLDVGAIKNIHNRILKEKANKKAILLISYELDEVLALADTIAVINEGEIIATEKANKLSRTQIGLFMSHKNGQQEEIKDEPSDNNINNNLIVKEQGGEENETDSWTIWVL; this is translated from the coding sequence ATGAATGCTATTGAATTTATAAACATTTCCAAAAGTTTCGGTAATATACATGCGAATAAAAACATTTCTTTTGAAGTAAAAAAAGGTACTATACACGCACTAATTGGTGAAAACGGTGCTGGAAAAAGTACGTTAATGTCTATTTTATTCGGTCTATATGAACCGGATGTTGGAACGATAAAAGTAAATGGTAATCCAGTGTTTATTAAAGATCCTAATGATGCAAATAAACTTAGGATTGGAATGGTGCACCAACACTTTAAACTAGTAGATGTTTATACTAACTTGGAAAACATCATCTTAGGTGAAGAAATTGTTAATAAAAACACAAGAACAATTAATTATGAGCCTAGCATTGTTAAAATTAAAACTATTCAAGAAAAATTTAATTTACACTTTGATTTAAAGGCTCTTAGCGGAAAAGAAAGTGTTTCTGTTCAACAAAAAGTTGAAATTATGAAGATGCTTTACCGTGATTCAGATATCTTAATTTTTGATGAACCTACCGCAGTTTTAACTGAACAAGAAATTGAGGGATTATTAGAAACTTTTAAAATCTTTAAAAACCAAGGAAAAACAATTATTTTCATTTCCCACAAACTTCGTGAAATCGAAAAAGTTGCTGATTATGGGACAGTTATTAGAAAAGGTGAAGTTGTTCAAAATTTCAAAGTTTCTGATGTGACTAAAGAAGATATGGCTAAAATGATGACTGGTGGGGATGTTGAAGTTATTCAAAACGCCTCAAATCAAGAAACCTTTGAAGAAGAAGATGTTGTTTTAGAACTAAAAAATGTTTCTACGGCAGGAGAAAAAAATCTTAATAATTTAAGTTTAAAAGTTCATGCTGGTGAAATTTTAGCTATTGCAGGAATTGAAGGAAATGGTCAAAGAGATTTAGAGTATGTTGTTTCAGGGATGAAAAACCCAACTTCAGGTTCAATTAAAATTAAGCCAACTGAATTTATTAAAGAAAAACATAACTTATTAAAAGAAAATTACAAAAAAAGATCCATTATTCTTTGAATCTTTACGGCTTTAGTTCTTTGTTTAACTATTATCCTAGGTTCTATTGGAGGATATAGCAATTCATTGGAAACTAAATTACTTTTTAAAGAATCACATGTAATTTTCTTAATTTATGCAGGAGTTTTCTTTGTTTTTTCAATTGCTCTAGGTCTTTTTGGATTTAGCTACAATAAAAAATACTTGATGCTGAAAAAAGAACAAGAAAACAACAGCATAGATATTGCAAAATACAACGTCTTAGACATATCAAAATTAGGTCTTTCATTAATCCCTTCTGATAGACATAAACATGGTTTAGCTCTTGATTACAAAATTTATGAAAACACAATTCTCAGAAGATTGTGAGATAAATTTTTTAATTATTTTGGTGTATTAAAAAACAAAGCAATTAAAAAAGAAACTAACAAAATTCTTGAAAACTTTGATGTTAGAGGTGCAAGAGAAGGATATTCTGTTGCTAGATCTCTTTCAGGTGGAAATCAACAAAAATTTATTGTTGGGCGTGAAATGAGCACACCTCACGATCTTATCGTAATTAATCAACCAACACGTGGTTTAGATGTTGGGGCAATTAAAAATATTCACAATAGAATATTGAAAGAAAAAGCTAATAAAAAAGCTATTTTACTTATTTCTTATGAACTTGATGAAGTTCTTGCTTTAGCTGATACTATCGCTGTAATTAATGAAGGTGAAATTATAGCAACAGAAAAAGCTAATAAATTAAGTAGAACACAAATTGGTTTATTTATGTCTCATAAAAATGGGCAACAAGAAGAAATAAAAGATGAACCAAGTGATAATAATATAAACAATAATTTAATAGTTAAGGAACAAGGAGGGGAAGAAAATGAAACAGATTCTTGAACAATTTGAGTCCTTTAG
- a CDS encoding BMP family ABC transporter substrate-binding protein, whose translation MAKFKKTLLLGGLSLVSILPMVSVISCNDEDDITQYIAQKDRVTNISTSGENFSSADVTAAMKDLKPVLITDEGNVDDKSFNQSSWEALLTVYDKTKIPVSFVKPTNYANAYNAALLSHNKIWILSGFKHQKPIQKYIKENKAALQKEGVKIIGIDFSLDPSQLDGFTEFYGLNFKIKESAWIVGYATAKFLGDKYPTDAAKRLVTSFGGGEFPGVTTFNEGFLKGLLSFAKENQNKKVTHTDELSLDSGFLLDDAMATVVTKHISTNAEVILPVAGPGTFEVIKNNKTMSIIGVDVDQALSSPENAGRFLTSITKGIGQAAYDVITEIIFGNKARTRYLQNKQANSIISLEEGFKEGWVGYSPSHLKNEADREKMNAALREADAKFKSFDNAKVGYINSSKATEDGEDIASQAERLTALINAIKAA comes from the coding sequence ATGGCTAAATTCAAAAAAACTTTACTTTTAGGTGGGTTATCATTAGTAAGTATTTTACCAATGGTATCAGTTATTTCATGTAATGACGAAGATGATATAACACAATATATTGCTCAAAAAGATCGAGTAACAAATATTTCAACTTCAGGTGAAAACTTTAGTAGCGCTGATGTAACAGCAGCTATGAAAGACTTAAAACCAGTTTTAATTACAGATGAAGGAAATGTTGATGATAAATCATTTAACCAATCTTCATGAGAAGCACTTTTAACTGTATATGACAAAACAAAAATTCCAGTAAGTTTTGTTAAACCTACAAATTATGCAAATGCATATAATGCTGCACTTCTTTCACACAACAAAATTTGAATTCTTTCAGGATTTAAACACCAAAAGCCAATACAAAAATACATTAAAGAAAATAAAGCTGCTTTACAAAAAGAAGGTGTAAAGATTATCGGTATAGATTTTTCACTTGATCCTTCACAATTGGATGGATTTACTGAATTTTATGGACTTAACTTTAAAATTAAGGAATCAGCTTGAATAGTAGGTTATGCAACAGCTAAATTTTTAGGAGATAAATACCCTACTGATGCAGCAAAAAGACTTGTTACATCATTTGGTGGTGGAGAATTCCCTGGAGTTACTACATTTAATGAAGGGTTCTTGAAAGGTCTTTTATCTTTTGCTAAAGAAAACCAAAACAAAAAAGTAACACATACAGATGAACTTAGTTTAGATTCAGGATTTCTACTTGATGATGCAATGGCAACAGTTGTGACAAAACATATCTCTACAAATGCGGAAGTTATTTTACCTGTCGCAGGACCAGGAACATTTGAAGTTATCAAAAACAACAAAACAATGAGCATCATTGGTGTTGATGTTGATCAAGCTTTATCATCACCGGAAAATGCAGGAAGATTCTTAACTTCTATTACCAAAGGAATAGGACAAGCTGCATATGATGTTATTACAGAAATTATTTTTGGTAACAAAGCAAGAACTCGTTACTTACAAAATAAACAAGCAAATTCAATAATTTCTTTAGAAGAAGGATTTAAAGAAGGGTGAGTAGGATATTCACCATCACACCTTAAAAATGAAGCAGATAGAGAAAAAATGAATGCTGCATTAAGAGAAGCTGATGCTAAATTCAAATCTTTTGACAATGCAAAAGTTGGATACATCAACTCATCAAAAGCTACTGAAGATGGGGAAGATATTGCAAGCCAAGCAGAAAGATTAACAGCTCTTATTAATGCAATTAAAGCTGCATAA
- a CDS encoding IS1634 family transposase, whose product MCMQAKTKEKRTWILCVSKQKAGTYIQVGCRKIKGTGYETRFGVGYEHDFEKYQKNSIEKIKMLVKDIPLTTPKEEIIEIINQKFKENKNDLVEYRKRFKGYELVSSLVDHFDIFKDCHKTKSVSLKEVVMQQIYQRLKEPLSILGTFNSLKKEQEFVYSKNSFYRSLDYIAENRGQILQNVNSVLVNEHKKDVEIIWYDSTTTYFETFSREGYKKPGYSKDGKFKEDQIVIGLATDSNGIPLHYKVFPGNTTDANTFIPFVLEIQKIYKIKQITIIADKGMSLNKNIRFLESKGLKFIISYRMKTGTKDFKEFVLNQEGYIHSKTGLVHKSEEFLSQYRNGRINGKIRKRIITFSKKRARKDAEDRQILINNFLKKAKNGKVSYEDIAGGKKYRFFKAVDKSGYYELDNEKILQDEKFDGYYVYETNRHDLTPDQIVDLYAKQWKVEENFRSLKSRLVLRPMYLSSWKHITGYICLCFLSLVLMKFLVFKINDLIGLSQKDKFTEHRLNKMINDIIEVEEKFNNKTVKIFDIKDKSLEDSWNDYLLIQKVLEMIKK is encoded by the coding sequence ATGTGCATGCAAGCAAAAACAAAAGAAAAAAGAACATGAATATTGTGTGTTTCTAAACAAAAAGCAGGTACATATATACAGGTCGGGTGCAGAAAAATAAAAGGCACAGGATATGAAACGAGATTTGGGGTTGGATATGAACATGACTTTGAGAAGTATCAAAAAAATTCAATTGAAAAAATCAAAATGCTTGTTAAAGACATACCTTTAACAACTCCCAAAGAAGAAATTATTGAAATTATTAATCAAAAGTTTAAAGAAAACAAAAATGATCTTGTTGAATATAGAAAAAGATTTAAGGGATATGAACTTGTTTCTTCGTTGGTTGATCATTTTGACATTTTTAAAGACTGTCATAAAACAAAATCAGTAAGTTTAAAAGAAGTTGTGATGCAACAAATTTATCAAAGATTAAAAGAGCCATTAAGTATTTTAGGCACTTTCAATAGTCTAAAAAAAGAACAAGAATTTGTTTATTCTAAAAATTCTTTTTACAGATCGTTAGATTACATCGCTGAAAATAGGGGGCAAATTTTACAAAATGTAAATTCAGTTCTTGTAAATGAACACAAAAAAGATGTAGAAATCATATGATATGATTCCACCACTACTTATTTTGAAACTTTTAGTAGAGAAGGGTACAAAAAACCTGGTTATTCAAAGGACGGTAAGTTTAAAGAAGATCAAATTGTTATTGGGCTAGCAACTGATTCAAACGGAATTCCACTACATTACAAAGTCTTTCCTGGAAATACAACAGATGCAAACACATTCATCCCTTTTGTCTTGGAAATTCAAAAAATATATAAGATAAAACAAATTACAATTATCGCTGATAAAGGTATGTCTTTAAACAAAAACATCAGATTTTTAGAGTCCAAAGGTTTAAAATTCATTATTTCTTACCGGATGAAAACAGGAACAAAAGACTTTAAAGAATTTGTTTTAAACCAAGAAGGTTATATTCATTCTAAAACCGGTTTAGTGCATAAATCAGAAGAATTTCTTTCTCAATATAGAAACGGTAGAATCAATGGAAAAATAAGAAAAAGAATCATTACTTTTAGTAAGAAGAGAGCAAGAAAAGATGCAGAAGATAGACAAATTTTAATCAATAACTTCCTCAAGAAAGCTAAAAACGGAAAAGTTTCTTATGAAGATATTGCAGGCGGGAAGAAATATAGATTCTTTAAAGCTGTTGACAAATCTGGTTATTATGAACTTGATAACGAAAAGATTTTGCAAGATGAAAAATTCGATGGATATTATGTTTACGAGACAAATAGACATGATTTAACTCCTGATCAAATTGTAGATTTATATGCAAAACAATGAAAAGTTGAAGAGAATTTTAGAAGCTTAAAGAGTAGATTAGTTCTTAGACCCATGTATTTATCAAGTTGGAAACACATTACTGGTTATATCTGTCTTTGCTTTTTAAGTTTAGTTTTAATGAAATTCTTAGTTTTCAAAATTAATGATTTAATAGGTTTATCTCAAAAAGATAAATTTACAGAACATAGATTAAACAAAATGATTAATGACATTATAGAAGTTGAAGAAAAATTCAACAATAAAACAGTCAAAATTTTCGATATTAAAGATAAAAGTTTGGAAGATAGTTGAAATGACTATCTATTAATTCAAAAAGTTTTAGAAATGATTAAAAAGTAA
- a CDS encoding NAD(P)/FAD-dependent oxidoreductase, protein MKMSKLYDIAIIGGGPAGLNAALYASRANLNVVFIEKGAPGGKLSSTSKVDNWIGTETIEGWQLALNFFEHAKKYGAKYKYGNVVELKNLSKFHKQVILQNGEVVEAKTVIIASGMQNRVPSFIKNFDNYLSKGVSFCAICDGPLFRDNPTLVLGGGNSAVEESIYLSKIASEVHIVTKDPEFTAEKRLVNDLLKLPNVKVYYDSTVKELQGEDQLEKAIIVDKDGNEHTLEIASFFSYIGMIPNVDFIKDLGITDAKGFIITDEEMQTKIEGIFAAGDIRVKEIRQIVTAANDGAIAAKKISDLINSIDN, encoded by the coding sequence ATAAAAATGAGTAAATTATATGATATAGCAATAATTGGTGGTGGACCAGCAGGGTTAAATGCTGCTTTATATGCCTCAAGAGCTAATTTAAATGTAGTTTTTATTGAAAAAGGAGCTCCTGGTGGGAAACTTTCTTCAACAAGTAAAGTAGATAACTGAATTGGAACTGAAACAATTGAAGGGTGACAGCTTGCTTTAAACTTTTTTGAACATGCTAAAAAATACGGTGCAAAATATAAATATGGAAATGTAGTAGAACTTAAAAACCTTAGTAAATTCCACAAACAAGTAATTTTACAAAATGGTGAAGTTGTAGAAGCAAAAACAGTGATTATTGCTTCAGGGATGCAAAATAGAGTGCCAAGCTTTATTAAAAACTTTGATAATTACTTATCAAAAGGTGTAAGTTTCTGTGCTATTTGTGATGGACCACTTTTTAGAGATAATCCAACTCTTGTCTTAGGAGGCGGAAATTCAGCGGTTGAAGAATCTATCTACCTTTCTAAAATAGCATCAGAAGTGCATATTGTAACTAAAGATCCTGAATTTACAGCTGAAAAAAGACTTGTAAATGACTTATTAAAATTGCCAAATGTTAAAGTATATTATGATTCAACAGTAAAAGAATTACAAGGTGAAGATCAATTAGAAAAAGCGATTATTGTTGATAAAGATGGTAATGAGCACACTCTTGAAATTGCTTCATTTTTTAGCTACATCGGAATGATCCCTAATGTTGATTTTATTAAAGACCTTGGAATTACAGATGCAAAAGGATTTATAATTACTGATGAAGAGATGCAAACTAAAATAGAAGGTATTTTTGCAGCTGGTGATATTAGAGTCAAAGAAATTCGTCAAATAGTAACAGCCGCAAATGATGGTGCCATTGCAGCAAAGAAAATTTCAGATTTAATCAATTCAATTGATAATTAA
- the lgt gene encoding prolipoprotein diacylglyceryl transferase — MNTQAVPSWVPEVAFNAGQAKPLFTIGSFSFQLYSLMIMLGILCSILSIVFFWNREKYKTEILMTFIIITIPTSIIGARLGYVVEELIYSDNPFAGSAWWKIWEGGLSIQGGVLVAAFFDIIYAYSQRNEIDFRKVISFIIPTILIGQFVGRWGNYANHEVYGKIDWSGNSVLVFGQSFASNMYISDAYTTSLGLEGAYRYPLFLYEGIGNLVAYLIIVWVFNLFGIFRPGTTSGMYFTWYGLLRLAMEPLRQESYSLYSNVAIGFIILGLLIIVYFEFFSRVNYIKTWRKYYFHYEYQNPAKYEKWVNKTQISNVFSSVFAKFKRN; from the coding sequence ATGAACACACAAGCAGTACCTTCGTGAGTGCCAGAAGTTGCTTTTAATGCTGGTCAAGCGAAACCACTTTTTACTATTGGTTCATTCTCATTTCAACTATATTCATTAATGATTATGCTTGGGATTTTATGTTCAATTTTATCGATTGTTTTCTTTTGAAATCGTGAAAAGTATAAAACTGAAATCTTAATGACTTTTATAATCATTACTATCCCTACCTCAATTATTGGTGCTCGTTTAGGGTATGTTGTTGAGGAATTGATTTATAGCGATAATCCTTTTGCTGGCTCAGCTTGATGAAAAATTTGAGAAGGTGGACTTAGTATCCAAGGAGGGGTTTTAGTAGCTGCTTTCTTTGATATTATTTATGCTTATTCTCAAAGAAATGAAATCGATTTTAGAAAAGTTATTTCGTTTATTATCCCAACAATTTTAATTGGACAATTTGTAGGTCGTTGAGGAAACTATGCTAACCATGAAGTATATGGAAAAATTGATTGAAGTGGAAACAGTGTTTTAGTCTTTGGTCAATCATTTGCCTCAAATATGTATATTTCTGATGCATATACAACTTCATTAGGACTAGAAGGAGCTTATAGATATCCTCTTTTCTTATATGAAGGAATTGGAAACTTAGTTGCTTACTTAATAATAGTGTGAGTGTTTAATTTATTTGGAATTTTTAGACCTGGAACTACTTCAGGAATGTACTTTACATGATATGGTCTTTTACGTTTAGCAATGGAACCGCTTCGTCAAGAATCATATTCACTTTATTCAAATGTGGCAATTGGATTTATTATCTTAGGTCTTTTAATTATTGTTTACTTTGAGTTCTTCTCAAGAGTAAATTACATTAAAACTTGAAGAAAATACTACTTCCATTATGAATATCAAAACCCAGCTAAATATGAAAAATGAGTCAATAAAACTCAAATCAGTAATGTATTTAGTTCAGTTTTTGCAAAATTCAAAAGAAATTAA
- the hprK gene encoding HPr(Ser) kinase/phosphatase — MIKTKVNVKEVINFFELKLVNTTKELNYNDILVPTIKRAGLELAEKISNGRINMNVIVWGTSENYWFKNLGKTQAQASIHHVLQHQPPLLLLSKGVDEEVLEWIIEVADMYKVPVSHMNSSTSQISIDVSLFLNNFFSEEAQVHGCLVLVGGVGVMIIGDSGVGKSEAALELVQKGHILISDDSVIIKNVGNMFIGRSPKITRNMLEVRGIGIIDVKYTYGIRSVASSCQINLVVELVKKDRQNDLDRLGIEILKYPVLNRSIKKIMVPIKEGGSVASLIEAAVSTYLSRHDGLNVLEEMERRRMEGDN; from the coding sequence ATGATTAAAACAAAAGTTAATGTAAAAGAAGTTATCAATTTCTTTGAACTCAAATTAGTCAACACTACTAAAGAACTTAATTACAATGACATTTTGGTTCCTACTATTAAACGTGCAGGTCTTGAGCTTGCTGAAAAAATCTCAAATGGTAGAATCAACATGAACGTTATTGTTTGAGGAACTAGTGAAAACTACTGATTTAAAAATTTAGGTAAAACACAAGCTCAAGCTTCAATTCATCACGTACTTCAACACCAACCACCACTTTTACTTTTATCAAAAGGAGTGGATGAAGAGGTGCTTGAATGAATTATTGAAGTAGCTGATATGTATAAAGTACCAGTATCACATATGAATTCGTCAACATCTCAAATTTCAATTGATGTTAGTTTATTTTTAAATAATTTCTTCTCAGAAGAAGCGCAAGTGCATGGTTGCCTTGTTCTTGTTGGTGGGGTTGGAGTTATGATCATTGGTGATAGCGGAGTTGGAAAAAGTGAAGCAGCTCTCGAACTTGTCCAAAAAGGTCATATTTTAATTAGTGATGATTCAGTTATCATTAAAAACGTGGGAAATATGTTCATTGGTAGATCTCCAAAAATCACTCGTAATATGCTTGAAGTTAGAGGGATTGGAATTATTGATGTTAAATATACCTATGGAATTAGATCAGTTGCTTCATCATGTCAAATTAACTTAGTAGTCGAACTTGTTAAAAAAGATCGTCAAAATGATCTAGATCGTCTTGGTATTGAGATTTTAAAATACCCTGTGCTTAATCGTAGTATTAAAAAAATTATGGTTCCAATCAAAGAAGGTGGATCAGTTGCATCATTAATTGAAGCGGCTGTAAGTACCTACTTATCAAGACATGATGGACTTAATGTGCTTGAAGAAATGGAACGTAGAAGAATGGAAGGAGATAATTAA